A segment of the Streptomyces sp. NBC_01235 genome:
CCACCGCCGGACTCCAAACCCACGAGCAGCGGATTCAGTCCGTTCAGGCAAAGTTGACGCCCCGGCACCCAAAAAAGAACGTTTCCGCAGGTCAGAAGCCTGCGCAGGTGGGGCGGGTGGGACTCGAACCCACGGCCGACGGATTATGAGTCCCTTGGGGATCTTGGCGGCCCTTGCCGATCATTGCCGATTCACGCCGTTCTTCCAGGTCAGACGTGCCGATCACTGTCAGCCCTGTGCGGCGCTTGTCGGTCTGTTCCTGTCCTTGTGGCCCCTCAATGGCCCCTGGGGGCCGATGAGTTGGACGCTTACCACAGCGGCAGCCGCGTCCGCCCTGTTCAGCCGAGGGACTGGAACCCTTCGCGCAGCGGAGTCCCTTACCGACGCGATTGATGCTCCATCCCAGGCCACCGGGGTGGAGCATCATCCCTGACGTCACGAGGCGATCCCGCCCACCGGACTGTGCCTCGACCTGGGCAGCGGCGCGTCGATCGGGTCAGCCGAGTACGTAGCTCTCATCACCGAAGTCAGCGACGATCTTCAGCTTGCCGCCGAGCGCCTTGACGTACGCGGCGAGGGTTTCGACCTCGCTGCGCTCCAGTTGCCCCTTCTCGATGCGCGAGACGCGGGCCTGGGTGACACCCATGGCTTCGGCAACCTGGACCTGCGTAGTGTGCTGCCGCTTCCGCAACTCGGCGAGGCGGTGCACACGGGAGGCCAGGACCATCGCCTGCGCCCCCTTCTGGATCTGGTCCTTTTCGGCATCGGTGAAGGCGAAGCCGTCGGCCAGGTCCCCCCAGGAGACGGCCTGCGGGTCCTTGAGGTGATCAGTCATCGTGCCCCGTCCTCTCCATCGATTCGCTTCAGATGCTCCGCGTATGCCTGCTCCGCCTGTGGTACTGCGACGCGGTACCAGCCGGACCAGTTGCCCGCCTTGTCGCCGCCGACCAGGATCACGGCCTGGCGGTCCGGGTCGAACACGAACAGCAACCGCACCTCCGTGGCCCCTGCCGAGCCGGGGCGGAGCTCCTTGAGGTTCGACAGCACAGATCCCTTGATCGTGTCCACCAGAGGCCGACCCAGCGCGGGACCTTCCTCCTGAAGGGCAGTGACAGCCTGGCTGACCTGAATCAGGGTGTCACGGTCAGTACGGCGCAGGCCGTGAAGCCACGAAAGAGCCGGCTCGACCACGACGATCTCCCAAGCCATACACATGCCCCCATCTGCAATTTATTACACTGCCAGCATACACCACTGACGTCATAATGACAGACGTGGGACCGGGCTGGCCCAGTCAGCCAGGAGGATGGAATCTGCCCACAGCGGAGTCCCTTACCGACGAGATGATGCCCCACCCCTTGGTCCAGGGTGGAGCATCGTCCCCTGACGTCAAAAGACGATTTTGTCCACCGGGCTGTGCATGGACCTGGGTCGCAGCGCGTCAATCGGATCAGCCGAGGACGCAGGCCTCATCGCCGGACTCAGCAACGATCTTCAACTTGCCGAATCACGAGCTCGGCCACGTACTGAGGGCTTGGTCGGCGACGCGGTGCATGTCTTCTCGGCTGGCGCCGCCAGCGGCCTGTACAGCGAGGCCCTGCCCGACGGTGTGCACATAGCGGGCGAGGGTTTCCGGGTCGGCGGTGGGGGGCAAGTCGCCCTCGGCCTGGGCTTTTTCGAACCGTGCCCGTAGGGCCCCTACTCCGGCCTCGCGGCGTTCGGCCAGGTCGCGGCGGACCGGTTCGCTTTCCGGGCCGGCGGCCAGCGCGGACTGCACCAGCAGACAGCCGCGCGGGCAGCCGGGCGCGGTGTGGGCGTCCACGGCTCCGTGCAGCATCGCCTCGGCCACCTGCCGGGCGGTGGGAAGCTCAAGAGCCGGGGCCACAAAGGCTCCCGGGCCCTGCACATAGCGGTCGACGGCCTTGCGGAACAGCTCCTCCTTGTTGCCGAAGGCGGCGTAGATGCTGCGCCGGTTGATCCCCATGGCCTCGGTCAGCGCGGCGAGCGAGGCGCCCTCATAGCCCTCGGCCCAAAACAGCCGCATCGCCACGTCCAGCGCCTCGTCGGTGTCGAAGGACCGGGGCCGTCCCGTGCTGGGCATCGAAGCCTCCTTGAGAAAAAGTTCGCCGCCACGGAATGACTCCCGTGGTTGCTCAGGTTAATGTCATCATGGATATAGTAACCGAGCGGTTCGGTACGTAAATGAAGTGCTGAAGACATCGGAGACCCCCTATGAGCCCCCAGCCCGCCCCCGGCACCACCCAGTCCGGAGTACGGCCCCTCGACGGCAAAACCGCCCTGGTCACGGGCGGATCCCGGGGCATTGGTGCCGCGATCGTGCGCCGTCTGACCGCCGACGGCGTCCAGGTCGCCTTCACCTACGCCAGCGCCAAGGAACAAGCCGACGCCGTGGCCGCGGCGACAGGCGCCCTGGCCGTGCAGGCGGACAACGCGGACCACGAAGCCGTCCGGGCCGCGGTCAGCCGGACCACGGAGCATTTCGGCGGACTGGACATCCTCGTCAACAACGCCGGCGTCTCCCACGCCGCGCCGATCGAGGACTTCCCGCTGGAGGAGTTCGACCGGCTGATCGCCGTCAACGTCCGGGGCGTGTTCAGCGCCGTGCAGGCCGCCGCTCCCCACCTCGGCCAGGGCGGTCGCATCATCACCATCGGCAGCGTCATCGTCGACCGCGTCCCCTTCCCCGGCGCAACCGTCTACGCCCTGACCAAGGCCGCCGTCGCCGGTCTCACCCGCGGCCTGGCCCGCGAACTCGGTCCGCACGGCATCACCGTCAACAACGTGCAGCCCGGCCCCACTGCTACGGACATGACCCCTGACTCCGGCCCGTACGCGGAATCCCTGAAGCAGCTCATGCCGCTCGACCACTTCGCCGAGCCCGCCGACATCGCCAGCGCCGTCGCCTATCTCGCCGGCCCCGAAGCCCACTTCATCACCGGCACCAGCTGGAACGTCGACGGCGGCATCGCCGTCTGACCGCCCACCCCGGGCGGCCGCAAGCAGGCGCGGTCCACCGGCCTCCAGCCGCACCGTCGTGCAAGACAACACCCCCGTCACAAAGGACGTACCACGACCATGAACGCTTCCACCACAGCCCCCACGACCGCCCCAGCCGTCGAGTCGGAGGAGCCGCTCAGCCCCGGCTACGACGCGGCGACCAAGGACGACGCCGAGTTCAACAAGCACTTCCGGCACGGCTTCACCACCATCGACGACGTACAGATGCACTACGTCATCGGCGGCGACGGCCCGCAGGTCATGGTGCTGCTGCACGGCTGGCCGCAGAGCTGGTACGAGTACCGCCAGATCATGCCCTCGCTGCTGCCCGGCCGCACCGTCATCGCCATCGACCTGCCCGGCATGGGCGACTCCACCGGAAACCCGCCCTCCAGGACCAAGGCGGTCCTGGCCACGTACATCCACAAGCTCCTCAACCACCTCGGCCACCGCGAGAACGTACAGGTCGTCGCCCACGACTTCGGCGTCAGCGTCGCCTACCCGCTGGCCGCCCAGTACCGCGAGCAGGTGGCCGGGCTGTTCCTCATGGACTACGGCCTGGTCGGCAAGAACCTGAAGTTCGCCACCATCGAGTCGATGTTCTGGCACTTCTCCTTCAACAAGCAGAACCCGCTCGCGGAGGAACTGGTCACCGGCCGGGTCGAGACCTTCCTCACCCACTTCTTCCAGGGGATGAAGACCGCCGGCGAGAACGTGTCCGACGACGAACTGGCCGAGTTCGTCCGGCTGTTCTCCCGCCCCCAGGTCCTGCACGCCGGCTTCGAGCTCTACCGGACCGAGACCCAGGACGAGGCCGACAACGCCAAATTCCAGGAGACCCCGCTGACCATCCCGGTCCGCATGATCACCCAGGCCGGCCTCGCCGACATGGTCCTGCCACCCCTCCAGGACGCCGCCCCCCACGCCACCTCCGCCGACGTCCCCGGCGCCGGACACTTCCTCCTCCACGAAGCACCCGACCGCGTCCTGGCCGAGATCAACGCCTTCTACCCCCACCCCACAGCCTGACCGACTTCGAAAGCCGGCACACCGAGGTGAGAGGAAAACCCCTGATGAACAGCCAACCCACTTCCGCCCGCGATGTCCCTACCCGCGTATTCGCCGCCTTCGACGCGGGCGATATCGATGCGCTGGACACCCTGGTCTCGCCCGATCTCGTCGACCACAACCTGCCTCCAGGGGCTCCCTCGGCGATCGAGGGGATGAAGGGGATGGTCGCTGCCATGCGCGACGGGTTCACCAACCCTCACCACGAAATCGTCTACCAGGCCGAGACAGACGACGGCTGGGTCGTCTCCCAGTGGGTGATCACAGCGACCCACACCGGCCCTTGGTTCGGACTGCCCGCGACAGGCCGTGACGTGACCTGCTCCGGCATCGATCTCGCGCGGGTGGTCGACGGTCGGATCGTCGAGATCCGGCACGTCGAGGAGCTGCTGCAACTGCAGATGCAGATGCAGCTCACTGACTGAGGCAGCAGCAAAGACGCATCAGCGCGGCGTGAGCTGACCCAGACAAGGGACCCCAGGCGAAGAGTCGAAGTTGATCGCTTAATAGACCCTTCGCCGGGGGTTCTCATGGCTCACGCTGTTGCCCCGTCGGCTCCTGAAGGCCGTCTGACGACATCAGGGAGGCGCTCGCTCCATTGACAGGGCGCAGAGAAAGATCAAGGCGCGGTCCCGCACGCCATCACCGGCACGAAGCTCCAGGTCCCGGTCAAGCGCATCCTGCAGGGCACCGAGATCGAGCAGGTGGCCGACCGCGGCTCGACCGACAATCCGTCCGCACTCCAGCGGTTCGCCGGGTACCGCGCCGAACGCGCCCGCAAAGGCCGTATGACCGAGGCCCGGCGCTGAGCCCCAGCCATAAAGACCTGGACCCAAGTCCAGGACGCATTGCCGCACTGCGCGGCCAAGAGAACCGAGGAGAGAGATGTCGGGCAAAGAACCGGATCCCACGGACTTCAGCGTGGTGAACACCTTGCTGGCCGCGATCGAGAAGGGCGACATGGACGAGGTGCGGCGCTGCTTCGCACGCGACGCGCTCATCTGGCACAGCTTCGACGAGATCGAGCAGGATGTCGATGCCATGGCTGCGATGCTCGGTCACCTCTGTGCCCACTCGACGAGCCGGAACTACGAGGACCGACGCATCACGACAGTCGGCTCGCAGGCGTTCCTGCAGTACACGCTGACCGCGGTGCTCCACTCTGGAGGCCGGTTCCGAATGCCGGCGATGATGCGACTGGAGGTCGACTCCGACGGGCTCGTGGCACGGATCGAGGAGTACTTCGACTCGCGCGTGCTCGACAGCCTCGCCGAAGTGTCGTGACGGCCTCCGCGTTCAACGAGAACGAGAGCGTGGCTCCCCGGGGGCCAGAACGTCACGCCGAAAGAACGGCCCCATGTCGCTCCCGTCATTGTCGGCTTCGGCGCCGACTCCGACACCCTGCCGACGATCGAGGCGGCGCAGGTCAACTACTCAAGGACGCCCCGCGCGGCGGCCGGCGGCCGCAACGGTAGCGCCGAACCGCGATCCACGGCCCGCGCCAGAACTGACTCACCCGTCTGCGATGTCCTCACACGGGCATGATCGG
Coding sequences within it:
- a CDS encoding helix-turn-helix domain-containing protein, which produces MTDHLKDPQAVSWGDLADGFAFTDAEKDQIQKGAQAMVLASRVHRLAELRKRQHTTQVQVAEAMGVTQARVSRIEKGQLERSEVETLAAYVKALGGKLKIVADFGDESYVLG
- a CDS encoding type II toxin-antitoxin system RelE/ParE family toxin, with the protein product MAWEIVVVEPALSWLHGLRRTDRDTLIQVSQAVTALQEEGPALGRPLVDTIKGSVLSNLKELRPGSAGATEVRLLFVFDPDRQAVILVGGDKAGNWSGWYRVAVPQAEQAYAEHLKRIDGEDGAR
- a CDS encoding TetR/AcrR family transcriptional regulator translates to MPSTGRPRSFDTDEALDVAMRLFWAEGYEGASLAALTEAMGINRRSIYAAFGNKEELFRKAVDRYVQGPGAFVAPALELPTARQVAEAMLHGAVDAHTAPGCPRGCLLVQSALAAGPESEPVRRDLAERREAGVGALRARFEKAQAEGDLPPTADPETLARYVHTVGQGLAVQAAGGASREDMHRVADQALSTWPSS
- a CDS encoding 3-oxoacyl-ACP reductase family protein, whose product is MSPQPAPGTTQSGVRPLDGKTALVTGGSRGIGAAIVRRLTADGVQVAFTYASAKEQADAVAAATGALAVQADNADHEAVRAAVSRTTEHFGGLDILVNNAGVSHAAPIEDFPLEEFDRLIAVNVRGVFSAVQAAAPHLGQGGRIITIGSVIVDRVPFPGATVYALTKAAVAGLTRGLARELGPHGITVNNVQPGPTATDMTPDSGPYAESLKQLMPLDHFAEPADIASAVAYLAGPEAHFITGTSWNVDGGIAV
- a CDS encoding alpha/beta fold hydrolase; protein product: MNASTTAPTTAPAVESEEPLSPGYDAATKDDAEFNKHFRHGFTTIDDVQMHYVIGGDGPQVMVLLHGWPQSWYEYRQIMPSLLPGRTVIAIDLPGMGDSTGNPPSRTKAVLATYIHKLLNHLGHRENVQVVAHDFGVSVAYPLAAQYREQVAGLFLMDYGLVGKNLKFATIESMFWHFSFNKQNPLAEELVTGRVETFLTHFFQGMKTAGENVSDDELAEFVRLFSRPQVLHAGFELYRTETQDEADNAKFQETPLTIPVRMITQAGLADMVLPPLQDAAPHATSADVPGAGHFLLHEAPDRVLAEINAFYPHPTA
- a CDS encoding ester cyclase, coding for MNSQPTSARDVPTRVFAAFDAGDIDALDTLVSPDLVDHNLPPGAPSAIEGMKGMVAAMRDGFTNPHHEIVYQAETDDGWVVSQWVITATHTGPWFGLPATGRDVTCSGIDLARVVDGRIVEIRHVEELLQLQMQMQLTD
- a CDS encoding nuclear transport factor 2 family protein, coding for MSGKEPDPTDFSVVNTLLAAIEKGDMDEVRRCFARDALIWHSFDEIEQDVDAMAAMLGHLCAHSTSRNYEDRRITTVGSQAFLQYTLTAVLHSGGRFRMPAMMRLEVDSDGLVARIEEYFDSRVLDSLAEVS